In Bactrocera oleae isolate idBacOlea1 chromosome 5, idBacOlea1, whole genome shotgun sequence, a genomic segment contains:
- the LOC106622926 gene encoding uncharacterized protein encodes MKILLLTICFALISFGQAQYGGGGGGGSGANGGYGYGGYGPDGPYGGSGGNGGFGYFGPGVSGGGSSGNGYGGGGRNGAGGGGGDENGGGYGYSYG; translated from the coding sequence ATGAAGATCTTACTTTTAACCATTTGCTTCGCGTTAATTTCGTTTGGTCAAGCGCAATACGGTGGAGGAGGTGGAGGCGGCAGTGGTGCAAACGGTGGTTATGGTTATGGCGGCTATGGACCAGATGGGCCCTACGGTGGATCAGGTGGAAATGGTGGTTTTGGTTATTTTGGACCTGGCGTTAGCGGAGGCGGTAGTAGTGGCAATGGATACGGCGGTGGCGGTCGAAATGGTGCAGGCGGTGGTGGTGGCGATGAAAACGGTGGAGGCTATGGATATTCTTATGGCTAA
- the LOC106622928 gene encoding uncharacterized protein, with protein sequence MRCWRIRCLSAVAVGSTLLALVICCDAVNAQQVESAKRAEDVNYISLGLGPVGPPRAKRSPGGGGGGGGYDGQPGQPGYGSYGGAGGRGGGYGGGAGGYGVGAGQPGQPGYAGGAGYNGFGGSIGGDGGVGYGGYGGGAGQSGQPGFGGYGGAGGPGGGAYGGASGRGGGIGDYGGAGGPGGGGYGGSGGLPGQPGHPGGNGGGGGGGGGGGAGGGAPGYPGSPGGYSK encoded by the exons ATGCGGTGTTGGAGAATCAGGTGTTTGTCGGCGGTGGCGGTGGGGAGTACGCTGCTGGCGTTAGTCATTTGTTGTGATGCCGTGAATG CCCAGCAAGTGGAAAGTGCAAAGAGAGCTGAAGATGTGAATTATATATCGCTTGGGCTGGGTCCAGTCGGACCGCCACGCGCCAAGCGATCGCCTGGCGGAGGTGGAGGTGGTGGCGGCTATGACGGTCAGCCGGGTCAACCCGGTTATGGTAGTTATGGGGGTGCTGGTGGACGCGGTGGTGGATATGGTGGCGGCGCGGGTGGTTATGGTGTTGGTGCCGGCCAACCCGGACAGCCCGGATATGCTGGCGGTGCCGGTTACAATGGCTTTGGTGGTTCAATCGGTGGCGATGGGGGCGTGGGTTATGGTGGCTATGGCGGTGGAGCCGGTCAATCGGGACAACCCGGTTTTGGCGGTTATGGTGGTGCTGGTGGACCGGGCGGTGGCGCCTATGGTGGTGCTAGTGGGCGAGGAGGCGGCATAGGTGACTACGGTGGTGCTGGAGGACCCGGCGGTGGGGGTTACGGCGGCTCCGGTGGTCTGCCTGGTCAGCCCGGTCATCCTGGTGGTAATGGTGGAGGAGGCGGCGGAGGTGGTGGTGGAGGAGCAGGGGGCGGTGCTCCAGGATATCCAGGTTCACCTGGCGGTTATAGCAaatga
- the LOC106622927 gene encoding PE-PGRS family protein PE_PGRS47: MKSSLKLRHAGVILLALNCALLCSAQGGNGGAGGWGGAAGSPGAPGAPGSSDFGYGYAGVDSRGHAYGGAGGNGGYYVGGVDDQGRRFSYNGGAGGMPGMPGAPGGYPGAPGAPIGPVGPGNYPSYYDQRYRSSANAKFAQAHWLWLLMPLVVLSRVL; the protein is encoded by the exons ATGAAGTCAAGTTTAAAGCTCAGACACGCAGGCGTGATTTTGCTGGCATTGAATTGCGCCTTACTTTGCTCAG CGCAAGGCGGCAATGGTGGCGCCGGCGGCTGGGGTGGCGCGGCAGGCTCGCCTGGAGCACCAGGTGCACCGGGAAGCAGTGACTTTGGCTACGGCTATGCTGGTGTAGACAGTCGTGGTCATGCGTATGGCGGCGCTGGTGGTAATGGCGGCTATTATGTTGGCGGCGTGGACGACCAAGGCAGACGCTTCTCGTACAATGGTGGCGCGGGTGGTATGCCAGGCATGCCGGGCGCGCCAGGTGGTTATCCAGGTGCACCAGGCGCACCGATTGGACCCGTTGGACCAGGCAACTATCCTAGCTACTATGATCAACGCTATCGATCGTCAGCTAATGCTAAGTTTGCGCAGGCGCACTGGTTGTGGCTGCTAATGCCGTTGGTTGTGCTTTCGCGAGTTTTGTGA